A section of the Methanocaldococcus sp. FS406-22 genome encodes:
- a CDS encoding transglutaminase-like domain-containing protein, translating to MGLKKYFIIAIVAVAAYHFIGNSSVFQLDSLGNEMYSKLNEDEIINLQSWAYHFQGKDMYETIWNIIFWQEDNIGYDYKKMFSHNPYIQSPTETYMKKSGTCIDYALLTACLLLGLHKDAYVFVIDSHNPYSGGHAFCAVKIGDKYFAIDQHAPITDVDSHIKEFLKEHPDLNPNSIRVYHFYIPVDEVYDVKAEMFRWQYNPTNKILSPEEKKVIENAIIDYFTKKYRLKPDQRINNMESMKYLPYGFHEGIYVYQPYECNLYPEFGEQYGRWLDRRLSGHLTLTEKLEGKKYKPIDFKKYRYIWIKVDDKGGYGRIYIYLAK from the coding sequence ATGGGCTTAAAGAAATACTTTATAATTGCAATAGTTGCAGTTGCTGCATATCATTTTATAGGCAACTCATCTGTATTTCAGTTAGATAGCTTAGGGAATGAAATGTATTCAAAGCTTAATGAGGATGAAATTATAAATCTGCAGTCATGGGCTTATCATTTCCAAGGCAAAGATATGTATGAAACAATTTGGAATATAATCTTTTGGCAGGAAGATAATATTGGTTATGACTATAAGAAAATGTTTTCTCATAATCCTTATATCCAATCCCCTACTGAGACATACATGAAAAAATCAGGAACTTGTATTGACTATGCTCTATTAACAGCATGCCTTTTATTAGGGCTTCATAAGGATGCTTATGTATTCGTTATTGATAGCCATAACCCCTACTCTGGAGGGCATGCCTTTTGTGCTGTAAAAATTGGAGATAAATATTTTGCTATAGACCAACATGCCCCAATAACTGATGTTGATAGCCACATAAAAGAGTTTTTAAAGGAACATCCAGATCTAAATCCAAACTCAATAAGAGTTTATCATTTTTATATTCCTGTGGATGAGGTTTATGATGTCAAAGCAGAGATGTTTAGATGGCAATATAATCCAACCAACAAAATATTATCTCCAGAAGAAAAGAAAGTAATTGAAAATGCAATTATAGATTACTTCACTAAAAAATATAGGTTAAAACCAGACCAAAGAATTAATAATATGGAGAGTATGAAATATCTGCCTTATGGATTTCATGAAGGAATTTATGTTTATCAACCTTATGAGTGCAACTTATATCCAGAGTTTGGAGAACAGTATGGTAGATGGTTGGATAGGAGATTGAGTGGGCATTTAACTTTAACTGAAAAACTTGAAGGGAAGAAGTATAAGCCAATAGACTTTAAAAAGTATAGATACATCTGGATTAAAGTTGATGATAAGGGAGGCTATGGGAGAATTTATATTTATTTGGCCAAGTAA
- a CDS encoding methanogenesis marker 16 metalloprotein codes for MEKELKVITIDELKKYIRNNEEDKIDEVDVVTSATCGIMSGTAGIFHIPFNNIFRRAEEIYLDDIKGVVGICPNEFLGKVDAIFYGEVGFLFKDLVKGKVVEAKAVSEGKIYKNEITIDDLPTAKMIGTRLAFKNYSAITNLSDREVKTIFHRLPLKNGEASFSGCGMFNPLENMVIKDEKDVVGKKALLNGAEAIILGFGTRSSIEKPNLMMSADMKDMNAYYLGGFITSNGVEIYNTIAVPINVKEHKEALKKLDKDIALPLVNIFGREIIDIGNYAEVWENVDLRPKIYLDRCKNCRECLAEKYCPTLAIKREGGKIKITEDCFGCGICNICPHGVFETKLGSICGIPITCRQSDRKRALKLAKELKKRIEKGEFKI; via the coding sequence GTGGAAAAAGAATTAAAAGTAATAACAATAGACGAGCTAAAGAAATATATCAGAAATAATGAAGAGGATAAAATAGATGAGGTTGATGTTGTAACATCAGCAACTTGCGGAATAATGTCTGGAACTGCTGGAATCTTCCACATCCCTTTTAATAATATTTTTAGAAGGGCAGAGGAGATTTATTTAGATGATATTAAAGGAGTTGTTGGCATCTGCCCAAACGAATTTTTGGGTAAGGTAGATGCAATATTTTATGGGGAAGTGGGATTTTTATTTAAAGATTTGGTTAAAGGTAAAGTTGTAGAAGCTAAAGCAGTAAGTGAAGGAAAAATTTACAAAAATGAGATAACTATAGATGATTTGCCAACTGCAAAGATGATTGGGACAAGATTGGCATTTAAAAACTACTCTGCAATAACTAATCTATCCGATAGAGAAGTTAAAACCATATTCCATAGATTGCCTTTAAAGAATGGCGAGGCATCATTCTCTGGCTGTGGGATGTTTAACCCATTGGAGAATATGGTTATCAAAGATGAAAAAGACGTTGTTGGAAAAAAAGCTCTATTAAATGGTGCTGAAGCTATTATATTAGGCTTTGGAACAAGGTCATCAATAGAGAAGCCAAATTTAATGATGTCTGCAGATATGAAGGATATGAATGCCTATTATCTTGGAGGATTTATAACCTCAAATGGAGTAGAGATATATAATACAATAGCTGTCCCTATTAATGTGAAAGAACATAAAGAAGCTTTAAAGAAGCTTGATAAAGATATTGCTCTGCCTTTGGTTAATATATTTGGTAGGGAGATTATAGATATTGGCAATTATGCAGAAGTTTGGGAGAATGTGGATTTAAGGCCAAAAATTTATTTAGATAGATGTAAAAACTGCAGAGAATGCTTAGCTGAAAAATACTGCCCAACTTTAGCTATAAAGAGAGAAGGAGGAAAAATAAAGATAACTGAGGATTGTTTTGGCTGCGGAATCTGTAATATCTGCCCCCACGGAGTGTTTGAAACAAAACTTGGTTCTATATGTGGCATTCCAATAACTTGTAGGCAGTCAGACAGAAAGAGGGCTTTAAAGTTGGCTAAGGAGTTAAAGAAGAGGATAGAGAAAGGAGAATTTAAGATATAG
- the truD gene encoding tRNA pseudouridine(13) synthase TruD: protein MKLRMKPEDFIVEEIIDFDKISGNKCYLYKLTKRNIESLKAFSYISKKFKIPLRDIGYCGLKDRHALTTQYISIPKKYGKLSLDEPNLKLELVGESKFLLLGDLEGNRFTITVRGIKKDDIPKIKENLKYLEFGAPNYFDSQRFGSVFDKKFIAKEVIKGNYEEAVKILLTKYKKSEKKIIKDLKRFISKNWGDWDKVWNYIKENNIKAKLYVNMVKELKKSNDYKKALSYVDDRLKKIFVAAYQSYLWNECVKELLKKYIPEEDRVYYEYECGTLMFYKKMDREVFNLLKDKKFPTIAPDIEYSGEEKEIIEEILKREGITMEDLNNIGGLGRFIYNERKILSVPKNLKIGEFEEDELNKGKYKITLSYELEKGSYATIIIKRAFLGVKTKKRKR from the coding sequence ATGAAACTTAGAATGAAGCCAGAGGATTTTATCGTTGAAGAAATTATCGATTTTGATAAAATATCTGGGAATAAGTGTTATCTCTACAAATTAACAAAGAGAAACATAGAAAGTTTGAAAGCATTTTCTTATATATCAAAGAAATTTAAAATTCCGTTGAGAGATATTGGTTATTGTGGATTAAAAGATAGACATGCTTTAACCACTCAATATATATCCATACCAAAAAAATATGGGAAGCTAAGCTTAGATGAACCAAATTTAAAGTTGGAATTAGTTGGAGAATCAAAATTTTTGTTATTGGGAGATTTGGAAGGAAACAGATTCACAATAACAGTTAGAGGGATAAAAAAGGACGATATCCCAAAAATAAAAGAAAATTTAAAATACTTAGAATTTGGAGCTCCAAATTACTTTGATAGTCAGAGGTTTGGAAGTGTTTTTGATAAAAAGTTTATTGCAAAAGAGGTTATAAAGGGCAATTATGAAGAAGCTGTAAAAATACTATTAACAAAATACAAAAAGTCTGAGAAGAAGATAATAAAAGATTTGAAGAGATTTATATCTAAAAACTGGGGAGATTGGGATAAAGTTTGGAATTATATTAAGGAAAATAATATTAAGGCAAAGTTGTATGTAAATATGGTTAAAGAGCTTAAAAAAAGCAATGATTACAAAAAAGCCTTAAGTTATGTTGATGATAGATTGAAGAAAATTTTTGTCGCTGCTTATCAAAGTTATCTATGGAATGAGTGTGTAAAAGAGCTATTAAAGAAATACATACCAGAAGAAGATAGGGTTTATTATGAATACGAATGTGGAACTCTCATGTTCTATAAAAAAATGGATAGAGAAGTTTTTAATTTATTGAAAGATAAAAAATTCCCAACAATAGCTCCAGATATTGAATATAGCGGAGAAGAAAAAGAAATTATTGAGGAAATCTTAAAGAGAGAAGGTATTACTATGGAAGATTTAAACAATATAGGGGGTTTAGGAAGATTCATATACAATGAAAGGAAAATTCTCTCAGTCCCTAAAAACCTAAAAATTGGAGAGTTTGAAGAAGATGAGTTAAATAAAGGGAAGTATAAAATAACCTTAAGCTATGAATTGGAGAAGGGAAGTTACGCAACAATTATAATAAAGAGGGCTTTCTTAGGAGTAAAAACTAAAAAAAGAAAGAGATAG
- a CDS encoding zinc metalloprotease HtpX encodes MINQIKTYLLMALLVGLIYTFCIMLHIHPLIAIIFALIPNVIAYYFSDKLVLMSYNARILDEHEMPWLHQMVERVARKAGLPKPKVAIVPTMTPNAFATGRNPENAVVAVTEGILQLLSPEELEGVIGHEISHIKHRDILISTIVATLAGAIIYVAEWLKWGLFFGYNEDEENPLELIGTILLLILAPIAATLIQFAISRQREFYADEEGAKLTHPLWLANALAKLERGVELYPLERGNPATAHMFIVNPFKEDFVMKLFSTHPPTEERIERLLEMCKRMGR; translated from the coding sequence ATGATAAATCAAATAAAAACCTACTTATTAATGGCCCTACTTGTGGGGTTAATTTACACATTTTGTATAATGTTACATATACACCCATTGATAGCCATAATTTTCGCTTTAATTCCAAATGTTATTGCCTATTATTTCAGTGATAAACTTGTGTTAATGAGTTACAACGCAAGAATTTTGGATGAACATGAAATGCCATGGTTACATCAAATGGTTGAAAGAGTTGCGAGAAAAGCTGGACTACCAAAACCAAAAGTGGCAATAGTTCCAACAATGACACCAAATGCATTTGCTACAGGTAGAAATCCAGAAAATGCTGTTGTGGCGGTAACTGAGGGAATACTGCAATTATTATCACCAGAAGAGTTAGAAGGAGTTATTGGGCACGAAATATCACATATAAAGCACAGGGACATATTAATAAGCACGATAGTAGCTACATTAGCTGGGGCTATAATATACGTTGCCGAATGGTTAAAATGGGGATTGTTTTTTGGTTATAATGAGGATGAAGAAAATCCATTAGAGTTAATTGGAACAATTTTGTTATTAATATTAGCCCCAATTGCAGCTACATTAATCCAATTTGCAATTTCAAGACAGAGAGAGTTTTATGCAGATGAAGAGGGAGCTAAATTAACACATCCACTGTGGTTGGCTAACGCATTAGCTAAGTTAGAGAGAGGAGTAGAGCTATATCCATTGGAAAGAGGAAACCCAGCAACCGCCCACATGTTTATAGTAAATCCATTTAAAGAGGATTTTGTTATGAAGCTTTTCTCAACACATCCACCAACTGAGGAGAGAATTGAGAGATTGTTAGAGATGTGTAAAAGAATGGGAAGATAA
- a CDS encoding AAA family ATPase, which produces MEIGILDIKGSLPLFEDFGNLPTKIIDEKNYKEIKDLDVLIIPGGSLVESKSLNEGIKNEILNFAGYIIGICSGFQILSKKIDIGRKSSVPIIREGLGLLDVEFYPLVCTDRVEFKLKKSIFGEGRGEGFHCHTYGDIRIVDKETKILTVSKVKKLNYKLGKEQEIISGAFKDKVFGTMVHNFLDNEFVRDNFLKHLGVAEDEKEEIFEKNKIIKDELKKRALKYRLNPELIENNKKDKNKKRGIILLATSSNSGKTFLTTAISAKLKGRVFVTKIGGDVRDIVPALYLLREKMTKYNSIKIGERGWVDVKEFLEYIKKADYDYIIVEGVMGAFTASLKNISSYQIAKKLGFPVYIVSPCNISGIEGAFVEAMAYYSLLKDIGIKVEGIILNKVYSWEGFNKLKSLAEKYNIKLYGVGKVANESRGLIPEVEIDYESFCKNAFNVNLEIEIPEIEINNNINDEDDNFLDRVDNWIKKII; this is translated from the coding sequence ATGGAAATTGGTATTTTGGATATTAAAGGGTCTCTTCCATTATTTGAAGATTTCGGCAATTTACCAACAAAAATTATTGATGAAAAGAACTACAAAGAAATTAAAGATTTGGATGTTTTGATAATACCTGGAGGTAGTTTAGTTGAAAGTAAATCGTTAAATGAAGGGATAAAAAATGAGATACTCAACTTTGCTGGCTACATTATTGGAATTTGCAGTGGATTTCAAATATTATCAAAAAAAATAGACATTGGAAGGAAGAGCAGTGTTCCAATAATTAGGGAAGGGTTAGGTTTGTTGGATGTCGAGTTTTACCCATTAGTTTGCACTGATAGAGTTGAGTTTAAGTTAAAAAAATCAATATTTGGAGAGGGTAGGGGAGAGGGTTTCCACTGCCACACTTATGGAGACATTAGGATAGTTGATAAAGAGACAAAGATATTAACAGTTTCAAAAGTAAAAAAACTAAATTATAAATTGGGTAAAGAGCAAGAGATTATATCTGGGGCTTTTAAAGATAAAGTATTTGGAACAATGGTTCATAACTTCTTGGACAATGAATTTGTTAGAGACAATTTTTTAAAACATTTGGGAGTTGCAGAAGATGAGAAAGAGGAGATATTTGAAAAAAATAAGATTATAAAAGACGAATTAAAGAAGAGAGCTTTAAAGTATAGGTTAAATCCAGAATTAATAGAAAATAACAAAAAAGATAAAAATAAAAAAAGAGGAATTATTTTATTGGCAACATCATCAAATAGTGGAAAAACATTTTTAACTACAGCAATATCAGCAAAATTAAAAGGAAGGGTTTTTGTAACTAAGATTGGTGGGGATGTTAGGGATATTGTGCCTGCTCTTTATTTATTGAGAGAGAAGATGACAAAATACAATAGTATAAAGATTGGAGAAAGAGGATGGGTTGATGTTAAAGAGTTTTTGGAGTATATAAAAAAGGCAGATTATGATTATATAATAGTTGAGGGAGTTATGGGAGCTTTTACTGCTTCATTAAAAAATATCTCATCCTATCAAATAGCCAAAAAGCTTGGATTTCCTGTCTATATAGTAAGCCCCTGTAATATAAGTGGGATAGAAGGGGCTTTTGTAGAGGCAATGGCATATTATAGTTTACTCAAAGATATTGGAATTAAAGTGGAGGGAATTATTTTAAATAAAGTTTATAGTTGGGAGGGTTTTAATAAATTAAAAAGTTTAGCTGAAAAATACAACATAAAGCTTTATGGTGTTGGAAAAGTAGCTAATGAGAGTAGAGGGCTGATTCCAGAGGTAGAGATTGATTATGAAAGCTTCTGCAAAAATGCCTTTAATGTTAATTTAGAAATAGAAATCCCAGAGATTGAGATAAATAACAATATAAATGATGAAGATGATAACTTTTTAGATAGAGTAGATAATTGGATAAAAAAGATAATTTAA
- a CDS encoding ATP-dependent Clp protease proteolytic subunit, translating into MDIFSGFIGSLIWWLLFFYLIMAPQIQYKQLQLARLKILKELSSKRNSTVITMIHRQESIGLFGIPVYKFITIEDSEEILRAIRTAPKDKPIDLIIHTPGGLVLAATQIAKALKAHPAETRVIVPHYAMSGGTLIALAADKIIMDENAVLGPVDPQLGQYPAPSIVKAVEQKGVDKVDDQTLILADIAKKAINQVQNFVYSLLKDKYGEEKAKELSKTLTEGRWTHDYPITVEEAKKLGLDVDTNVPEEVYMLMELYKQPVRQRGTVEFMPYPVKQENSNK; encoded by the coding sequence ATGGACATATTTAGTGGTTTTATTGGCTCGTTAATTTGGTGGCTTTTGTTCTTCTATTTAATTATGGCTCCTCAAATACAGTATAAGCAATTACAACTTGCAAGATTAAAAATCCTTAAAGAGCTTTCAAGTAAAAGAAATTCGACAGTAATAACAATGATACATAGACAAGAAAGCATTGGCTTATTTGGAATCCCAGTTTATAAATTCATAACCATTGAAGATAGTGAAGAGATTTTGAGGGCTATAAGAACAGCTCCAAAAGATAAGCCTATAGATTTAATTATCCACACTCCAGGAGGTTTAGTTTTAGCAGCTACTCAAATAGCAAAGGCATTAAAGGCACATCCAGCAGAGACGAGGGTTATAGTTCCACATTATGCAATGAGTGGGGGGACTTTAATAGCTTTAGCTGCAGATAAAATAATTATGGATGAAAATGCAGTTTTAGGTCCTGTAGACCCACAGCTTGGGCAATATCCTGCTCCAAGTATAGTTAAAGCTGTAGAGCAGAAGGGAGTTGATAAGGTAGATGACCAAACCTTAATATTGGCAGATATTGCCAAAAAAGCAATAAATCAGGTTCAAAATTTTGTATATAGTTTATTAAAGGATAAATATGGAGAAGAGAAAGCTAAAGAACTATCTAAAACATTAACAGAAGGTAGGTGGACTCATGACTATCCAATAACTGTTGAAGAAGCTAAAAAACTTGGTTTGGACGTAGATACAAATGTTCCTGAAGAGGTCTATATGCTGATGGAATTATATAAGCAACCAGTAAGACAGAGAGGAACTGTTGAGTTCATGCCATATCCAGTAAAACAGGAAAACAGCAATAAATAA
- a CDS encoding TraB family protein encodes MKHVKIFNGINECDIYLIGTAHVSKDSIEEVENIISSVSPEGVAVELDDRRFFSLISNEEKKVDLKKVLKEGNFLKFFIYLILANSQKKIGESLGIKPGSEMKKAIEIASRYGLPIYLIDRDINITLSRLMDRMTFKEKIKIFWELLNSDEGDLEVDDDLLKEMVENPEKFIKLLKEMSPTIYEVLVDERDRFMAKRLFELSKGKNSLVAVVGAGHVEGIVRYLKQLENGKDIDLMELIKVKKRKKSLTKLLTYGISLAIIAIFLYIVYYALNNPELLKMITFQWIIFTGGLSALGVILARGKLITALIAFLSAPITTLVPLPLAAVGTIAGLVELKYREITDKDLVGIINAESIKELLNNNLFRVLLVATLSNIGASIGVFYCLGKFIGFLG; translated from the coding sequence TTGAAGCATGTGAAGATATTTAATGGGATTAATGAATGTGATATATATTTAATTGGAACTGCCCATGTTTCAAAGGATAGCATTGAAGAAGTAGAAAACATTATATCATCTGTCTCTCCAGAAGGAGTTGCTGTAGAGCTTGATGATAGAAGATTTTTCTCACTGATTTCAAATGAAGAGAAAAAAGTGGATTTAAAAAAAGTATTAAAGGAAGGGAATTTTTTAAAATTTTTCATATATTTAATTTTAGCTAATTCTCAAAAGAAGATAGGGGAGAGTCTTGGAATAAAACCTGGTAGTGAGATGAAAAAAGCTATAGAAATAGCGAGTAGGTATGGATTGCCAATATATCTAATTGATAGGGATATTAATATCACCTTATCAAGATTGATGGATAGAATGACATTTAAAGAAAAAATAAAGATTTTTTGGGAGCTATTAAATTCTGATGAGGGAGATTTAGAGGTAGATGATGATTTATTAAAAGAGATGGTTGAAAATCCAGAAAAATTTATTAAATTGTTAAAGGAGATGTCTCCAACGATATATGAGGTTTTGGTAGATGAGAGAGATAGATTCATGGCTAAAAGATTGTTTGAGTTAAGTAAAGGTAAAAATTCTTTAGTGGCAGTAGTTGGAGCTGGACACGTTGAGGGAATTGTGAGATATTTAAAACAGCTTGAAAATGGAAAAGATATTGATTTAATGGAACTAATAAAAGTAAAAAAGAGAAAAAAATCTCTAACAAAGCTTTTAACTTATGGTATTTCATTGGCAATAATTGCTATCTTTTTGTATATTGTATATTATGCCTTAAACAATCCTGAATTGTTGAAAATGATAACTTTTCAATGGATAATATTTACTGGAGGATTATCCGCGTTGGGAGTTATATTGGCAAGAGGTAAGTTAATAACTGCATTAATTGCCTTTCTTTCAGCTCCTATAACCACTCTTGTCCCATTACCATTAGCGGCTGTAGGGACAATAGCAGGACTTGTAGAGTTAAAATATAGAGAAATAACAGATAAAGATTTGGTGGGAATAATAAATGCTGAATCAATTAAAGAGCTTTTAAACAACAATTTATTTAGAGTTTTATTGGTTGCTACTCTCTCAAATATAGGAGCATCTATTGGTGTGTTCTATTGCTTAGGAAAGTTTATTGGATTTTTAGGATAA
- the mvp gene encoding hyperpolarization-activated voltage-gated potassium channel, which yields MNLKDRKLKKIIEILSLIFTFEIVISFILSTYNPPYQDLLIRLDYISIMFFTFEFIYNFYYVEDKVRFFKDIYNIVDAIVVIAFLLYSLQIFYSKAFLGLRIINLIRILVLLRIIKLRKLEENQALINFLTLLTICFIASCLIWIAESDVNPSINNFFDAFYFTTISITTVGYGDITPKTDAGKLIIIFSVLFFISGLLTSLQKALKGD from the coding sequence ATGAATTTAAAAGATAGGAAGTTAAAGAAGATAATAGAAATTTTAAGCTTAATCTTTACGTTTGAGATAGTTATATCCTTCATACTTTCAACATACAACCCACCATATCAGGATTTGTTAATAAGGTTGGATTATATCTCAATTATGTTTTTTACATTTGAGTTTATATACAATTTTTACTATGTTGAGGACAAGGTAAGGTTTTTTAAGGACATTTACAATATTGTTGATGCCATTGTTGTTATTGCTTTCTTGCTATATTCCTTACAGATATTCTATTCAAAAGCATTTTTGGGATTGAGAATTATAAACCTAATAAGAATCTTAGTATTACTTAGAATAATCAAGTTGAGGAAGTTGGAGGAAAATCAGGCATTGATAAACTTTCTAACATTGCTAACAATTTGTTTCATTGCCTCATGCTTAATCTGGATTGCTGAATCAGATGTGAATCCATCAATAAACAATTTCTTTGATGCTTTCTATTTCACTACTATATCAATAACAACAGTTGGTTATGGAGACATAACACCAAAAACAGACGCTGGAAAGTTAATAATAATATTTTCCGTCCTCTTCTTTATTTCTGGATTACTAACTTCATTACAAAAGGCATTGAAGGGAGATTAA
- a CDS encoding ribose-phosphate diphosphokinase, translating into MIIVSGSQSQNLAFKVAKLLNTKLTRVEYKRFPDNEIYVRVVDEINDDEAVIINTQKNQNDAIVETVLLCDALRDEGVKKITLVAPYLAYARQDKKFNPGEAISIRALAKIYSNIVDKLITINPHETHIKDFFTIPFIYGDAIPKLAEYVKDKLENPIVLAPDKGALEFAKTASKILNAEYDYLEKTRLSPTEIQIAPKTLDANGRDVLIVDDIISTGGTMATAVKLLKEQGAKRIIAACVHPVLIGDALNKLYSAGVEEVVGTDTYLSEVSKVSVAEIIVDLL; encoded by the coding sequence ATGATTATAGTATCAGGAAGCCAGTCCCAAAATTTAGCTTTTAAGGTAGCTAAGCTTTTAAACACAAAATTAACAAGAGTAGAGTATAAGAGATTCCCAGATAATGAGATTTACGTTAGAGTAGTGGATGAAATCAACGATGATGAGGCAGTTATAATAAATACACAAAAAAATCAGAATGATGCAATTGTAGAGACAGTTTTATTATGTGATGCCTTAAGAGATGAAGGAGTTAAAAAAATAACCTTAGTTGCCCCATACTTAGCTTATGCAAGGCAAGATAAAAAATTCAATCCTGGAGAGGCAATAAGTATTAGAGCTTTAGCAAAAATCTACTCAAATATTGTTGATAAATTAATAACAATAAACCCACACGAAACACACATAAAGGATTTCTTTACAATCCCATTCATCTATGGAGATGCAATCCCAAAATTGGCAGAGTATGTTAAAGATAAATTAGAAAATCCAATTGTCTTAGCTCCAGACAAAGGGGCTTTAGAATTTGCTAAAACTGCCTCAAAAATCTTAAATGCAGAGTATGATTATTTAGAAAAAACAAGGTTATCACCAACAGAAATCCAAATAGCTCCAAAAACCTTAGATGCTAATGGGAGGGATGTGTTGATTGTTGATGATATCATCTCAACTGGAGGAACTATGGCTACAGCAGTTAAACTATTAAAAGAGCAGGGAGCTAAGAGGATAATAGCTGCATGTGTGCATCCAGTTTTAATTGGAGATGCTTTAAATAAGCTTTATTCAGCTGGAGTTGAGGAAGTCGTAGGAACTGATACTTATTTATCAGAAGTTAGCAAGGTTAGTGTTGCAGAGATTATTGTTGATTTATTATAA
- the mjk1 gene encoding potassium channel protein MjK1: METIKKIELGVIVIILLILIEAIILMTVEGWDFFTAFYTAVVTISTVGYGDYTPKTFIGKLSVIIYIFAGVGAVAYTMGNIASFFIEGHFKKYFRLRKMMDKIKKLNNHYIICGYGRLGKVIAEEFKKSNIPFVIIDSDEKILEEAIEKDPNLVCIVGDATSDDILKKAKIEKAKGLISVVSSDAENVFITLSAKKLNPNIYIVAKAEKPSTLDKLIKAGADRAVCPYIVGGMEIARIAINPDIVEFIHSLVATEEDMEVRRYIVKNKELDNKLLKDSGIREKTGATILAIKKGDKTITSPPPDTVINIGDTIYAFGTKEQLEKLKRYVEGII, from the coding sequence ATGGAAACTATTAAAAAAATAGAACTTGGCGTAATAGTTATCATCTTACTCATCTTAATTGAAGCTATAATACTGATGACTGTTGAGGGCTGGGATTTTTTCACAGCCTTTTATACTGCAGTTGTTACCATTTCAACAGTTGGTTATGGTGATTACACACCAAAAACATTTATTGGGAAACTTTCAGTTATAATCTATATATTTGCTGGAGTAGGAGCAGTTGCATACACCATGGGAAATATAGCAAGTTTTTTCATTGAAGGACATTTTAAAAAATACTTTCGGTTGAGAAAAATGATGGACAAAATCAAGAAACTGAATAACCATTACATAATCTGCGGTTATGGAAGATTAGGAAAAGTGATAGCTGAAGAATTTAAAAAATCTAACATTCCATTTGTTATCATTGATTCAGACGAAAAAATATTAGAGGAAGCTATTGAAAAAGACCCAAATCTTGTGTGTATTGTTGGTGATGCTACATCAGATGATATTCTAAAAAAGGCAAAGATTGAAAAAGCTAAGGGGTTGATTTCAGTTGTTTCATCAGATGCTGAAAATGTTTTCATAACTTTATCGGCAAAAAAGCTGAATCCAAATATCTACATAGTAGCAAAAGCAGAAAAACCATCAACATTGGATAAATTAATAAAGGCAGGAGCTGATAGGGCTGTCTGCCCATATATAGTTGGAGGAATGGAAATTGCAAGAATAGCTATAAATCCAGATATTGTTGAATTCATCCACTCATTAGTAGCTACGGAAGAGGATATGGAAGTTAGGAGATACATTGTAAAAAATAAAGAACTTGATAACAAACTTTTAAAAGATTCGGGTATTAGGGAAAAAACTGGAGCTACAATTTTAGCAATTAAAAAAGGAGACAAAACAATTACAAGCCCACCTCCAGATACCGTAATTAATATTGGAGATACCATATATGCCTTTGGAACTAAAGAACAGCTTGAAAAGTTAAAAAGATATGTTGAGGGGATAATTTAG